A genome region from Nitrospirota bacterium includes the following:
- a CDS encoding Xaa-Pro peptidase family protein: MTADRATLFIAASETDSNLYYATRFIAPDPFIYLEVKGERLVVMSDLELDRARSQARVDRVLSYSQLERRAKDQGVAEPGPVDIVHLILQDAGLTQVLVPGNFPYIHACRLQELGYRLGTKREPFFERRVVKTAEEIGHIEATQRATEAAVAAAHRALRRASVRDGVLWLDGEPLTSERVKKLINVTLMERDCVAQHTIVAGGEQACDPHHEGSGPLPADRSIIFDVFPRSAASRYFADMSRTVVRGRASAELKRLYWTVKDAQEEAIAQIRDGADGAKIHQGICERFEKAGYKTGLVNGRMQGYFHGTGHGVGLDIHEAPRISRTGSVLQEGHVVTVEPGLYYPGLGAVRIEDMVLVTHDGCRNLTDYPKTFELD; the protein is encoded by the coding sequence ATGACGGCCGACCGCGCCACACTCTTTATCGCCGCCAGCGAAACCGACTCGAACCTGTACTACGCGACGCGGTTCATCGCGCCCGATCCCTTCATTTATCTGGAGGTCAAAGGGGAGCGGCTGGTCGTCATGAGCGATCTGGAATTGGATCGCGCCCGCAGCCAGGCCCGGGTCGACCGGGTGCTGTCCTACTCCCAACTCGAGCGGCGGGCGAAGGATCAGGGCGTGGCAGAGCCTGGACCGGTGGACATCGTCCATCTGATCCTGCAGGACGCCGGTCTCACGCAGGTCTTGGTACCCGGCAATTTCCCTTACATCCACGCGTGCCGCCTGCAGGAACTGGGGTACCGTCTCGGCACCAAACGCGAGCCGTTTTTCGAGCGGCGGGTCGTCAAGACGGCCGAGGAGATAGGCCATATCGAAGCGACGCAACGGGCGACGGAAGCGGCGGTCGCGGCGGCGCACCGGGCCCTGCGCCGGGCCTCCGTTCGGGACGGCGTGTTGTGGCTCGACGGCGAGCCGCTGACTTCCGAGCGCGTCAAGAAGTTGATCAACGTGACGCTTATGGAACGGGACTGCGTCGCCCAACACACCATCGTCGCCGGCGGCGAACAGGCCTGCGATCCCCATCACGAAGGCAGCGGCCCGCTGCCGGCTGACCGCAGCATCATCTTCGACGTCTTCCCGCGCTCGGCCGCCTCCCGCTACTTCGCCGACATGTCGAGGACCGTCGTGCGGGGCCGGGCGTCGGCCGAGCTCAAAAGGCTGTACTGGACGGTCAAGGATGCTCAGGAAGAGGCGATCGCCCAAATCCGGGACGGCGCCGACGGCGCCAAGATCCATCAAGGCATCTGCGAGCGGTTCGAGAAGGCCGGCTACAAGACCGGCTTGGTGAACGGGCGTATGCAGGGGTATTTCCACGGGACCGGCCACGGCGTCGGGCTGGATATCCACGAAGCGCCGCGCATCAGCCGCACGGGGTCAGTCCTGCAGGAGGGCCATGTGGTCACGGTCGAGCCGGGCCTCTACTATCCGGGCCTGGGCGCCGTCCGCATCGAAGACATGGTCCTCGTCACCCACGACGGCTGTCGCAATCTCACGGACTATCCGAAGACCTTTGAGCTGGACTGA